TTGCTCTCTTCGATCAATTTCCCTACACACACCATATGGAAGCCGGTGTGATGCTAGAGCGCAAGTAATCTAACTTGAACTGTAGAGACAAAAAAACGAGCCTTTCGGCTCGTTTTTTATTTGTGCTTATTCGGCAGCGATTTCATCTTTCTTGGACATATAGCCCAGCTTTTTGCCAATCCAAAGCATCAGTAATAGTGACACAAGGATAGCGAAGAAGTTCGAGCCAGACTCAGGGTATTGAGCCTTAAGAAATGCGGAATGGCCAAATGCGCCGACAAAAAAGCAAGCCAATCCGACCAGAGGAATATCTTCAGATACTGGATTTGCTAAGTATTCTTTGTATAGCGCTTGAACTGCCAATACCAGCGCAATGATTGGGAAAATAGAGAAGCTAACCTCGCTCATCGTTAACCATGAAAGTAGTGCGTCACCACACATACCCGCGATTAGAGCAAGAACCAGTGTTTTTCTTTCCGAACCACGATTAATTGGATTATTTTCATTAGACATTAATCTATCCCGCCTTTTAGTCGGTTACGTTCACGTTCTTTGCGATACCAATAAGCCCCTTTGGCTATCATTCGCAACTGCATGATCAGACGTTCAGCTAATATTTCACGCTCACGTCGATCGAGATCTAGAGCTTCGGCACCAGAGCTAAATACTAGTGTTACTGACGCTTCTGCTTGGGTGAAGGCTTCATCACGGCTCATACCTGTACTGATCAGGAACTCGGTTAACTCGGCCGCAAAGTGTTGGATTTCTCGTGCAACGGCAGTACGAAAAGCAAATGAAGTCCCTGAACGTTCGCGTAACAACAAACGAAATACGTTCGGACTACTCTCAATGAATTCCATAAAGGTTTCCACAGAGGTACGAATAACGCTACCTTCTTTGACAATCCGTTGACGAGCTTGGCGCATCAATTGACGCAGCAACAAACCACCTTCATCTACCATGGTTAAGCCTAACTCATCCATATCTTTAAAATGACGATAAAATGAGGTTGGCGCTATCCCCGCCTCACGCGCGACTTCTCGAAGACTCAAATTGGAAAAACTTCTGTCTGCACTAAGTTGATTGAAAGCTGCATCAATCAAAGAGCGACGAGTCTTTTCTTTTTGCTGTGCGCGAATTCCCATGGTTTTCATTTTTTAGTTTCTACTTTTCTGACAGGGGATTTCTTAATATACAACGATTCTCCTTATGACTTAAGCCTTTCCTAACTACAGAGAAATAAACCGCAGTTGACTAGCGATTACAATCCCTTCTCCTCAAATTAGAGATCTCACACAGAGATCATGACGCAAATTTTACTCGCTTGGCGTGATCACATCGACTCTATAGTGTGACAAATATTTACCAAAACTCAGAAATCGTTAAAATCACGCTAAAGCAATGTTACAACAGTATAACAAGGAATCAGTTATGGCCGTAAGCAATCATTTTGATGTCATTGTCGTAGGAAGTGGCCCTGGCGGCGAAGGGGCAGCGATGGGCTTAACAAAAGCTGGTCTTAACGTCGCTATCATCGAGAAAGAGAGTAGCGTTGGTGGGGGTTGTACCCACTGGGGTACCATCCCATCTAAAGCACTTCGCCATGCAGTTAGTCGTATCATTGAATTTAATAACAACCCGCTCTTTTGCAAAAACAACACTAGCCTGCATTCCACTTTCTCCAACATTCTTAGCCATGCAAAAACCGTTATCGATAAACAGACCCGATTACGCCAAGGCTTTTATGACCGTAACGAATGCACCTTAATCTTTGGCTCTGCCCGATTTACCGATCATAACAGTGTCGCTGTTTTGCAAAGTGACGGCAGTGAAGAACATTACACGGCAGATAAGTTTGTCATCGCAACAGGCTCAAGACCATACCAGCCAGAAAATGTCGACTTCAACCACGAGCGTATTTATGACAGTGACTCAATTCTTAGTCTAAAGCATGATCCTCGCCATATTATTATTTATGGTGCAGGCGTGATTGGCTGTGAGTATGCCTCAATCTTCCGCGGACTTGGGGTGAAGACCGATCTGATTAACACTCGCGATCGTCTGCTTAGTTTCCTTGATAATGAAGTGTCCGACGCTCTCTCCTATCACTTTTGGAATA
This is a stretch of genomic DNA from Vibrio panuliri. It encodes these proteins:
- a CDS encoding YijD family membrane protein codes for the protein MSNENNPINRGSERKTLVLALIAGMCGDALLSWLTMSEVSFSIFPIIALVLAVQALYKEYLANPVSEDIPLVGLACFFVGAFGHSAFLKAQYPESGSNFFAILVSLLLMLWIGKKLGYMSKKDEIAAE
- the sthA gene encoding Si-specific NAD(P)(+) transhydrogenase, with the translated sequence MLQQYNKESVMAVSNHFDVIVVGSGPGGEGAAMGLTKAGLNVAIIEKESSVGGGCTHWGTIPSKALRHAVSRIIEFNNNPLFCKNNTSLHSTFSNILSHAKTVIDKQTRLRQGFYDRNECTLIFGSARFTDHNSVAVLQSDGSEEHYTADKFVIATGSRPYQPENVDFNHERIYDSDSILSLKHDPRHIIIYGAGVIGCEYASIFRGLGVKTDLINTRDRLLSFLDNEVSDALSYHFWNSGVVIRNDETYEQIEGTEDGVIVHLQSGKKMKADCILYANGRTGNTEKLNLSAIGLHADSRGQLKVNSNYQTDVEHVYAVGDVIGYPSLASAAYDQGRFVAQAITKGQADNYLIEDIPTGIYTIPEISSVGKTEQELTASKVPYEVGRSSFKHLARAQIAGKDIGSLKILFHRETKEILGIHCFGERAAEIIHIGQAIMEQKGEANTIEYFVNTTFNYPTMAEAYRVAALNGLNRLF
- the fabR gene encoding HTH-type transcriptional repressor FabR; the protein is MKTMGIRAQQKEKTRRSLIDAAFNQLSADRSFSNLSLREVAREAGIAPTSFYRHFKDMDELGLTMVDEGGLLLRQLMRQARQRIVKEGSVIRTSVETFMEFIESSPNVFRLLLRERSGTSFAFRTAVAREIQHFAAELTEFLISTGMSRDEAFTQAEASVTLVFSSGAEALDLDRREREILAERLIMQLRMIAKGAYWYRKERERNRLKGGID